A section of the Mangifera indica cultivar Alphonso chromosome 12, CATAS_Mindica_2.1, whole genome shotgun sequence genome encodes:
- the LOC123193612 gene encoding glucan endo-1,3-beta-glucosidase 12-like, whose protein sequence is MSSAWFTTLLTLVFLASISILLQISDGQFEEWCIADEQTPDEELQRALDWACGMGGADCSMILKNKPCYFPNTLRDHASYAFNDYYQKFKHKGATCYFNSAAMITDLDPSHNSCKYEVLP, encoded by the exons ATGTCGTCTGCTTGGTTCACAACTCTACTAACCCTGGTTTTCTTGGCTTCAATATCAATACTGCTGCAAATATCAG ATGGGCAGTTTGAGGAATGGTGCATAGCGGATGAGCAAACCCCAGATGAAGAATTGCAGAGGGCTCTAGATTGGGCTTGTGGAATGGGAGGTGCAGATTGTAGTATGATACTAAAAAACAAGCCTTGTTATTTTCCTAATACACTCAGGGACCATGCCTCTTATGCATTTAATGACTACTACCAGAAGTTCAAGCACAAAGGGGCAACATGCTACTTCAATTCTGCTGCAATGATCACTGATCTTGACCCCA GTCACAATTCATGCAAATATGAAGTTCTTCCATGA
- the LOC123192355 gene encoding CASP-like protein 2B1: MSYLGVGVSSGNVHVYHGTILKTTDRRIRLVELIFRCVICGLGVLAAVLVGTDSEVKEIFSIRKTARFTDMKALVFLVIANGIAATYSLLQGVRCAVGMIKGSLLFNKPLAWAIFSGDQVVAYLTVAAVAAAAQSAVFAKMGQPDLQWMKLCDMYGKFCNQVGEGIASALVVSLSMVALSSISAFSLFRLYGGSRSKNGGRL; encoded by the exons ATGAGTTACTTGGGTGTAGGTGTGAGTTCAGGGAATGTGCATGTCTACCATGGCACTATTCTGAAGACTACTGACAGAAGAATCAGGCTTGTAGAGCTGATTTTCAGATGTGTGATTTGTGGCTTAGGTGTTCTTGCTGCTGTTCTTGTGGGAACTGATTCTGAAGTCAAAGAGATCTTCTCAATCCGGAAGACAGCCAGATTTACTGACATGAAAGCTCTTGT GTTTTTGGTGATAGCCAATGGAATAGCTGCAACTTACTCTTTGTTACAAGGTGTGCGCTGTGCTGTTGGGATGATCAAAGGAAGTTTACTGTTCAACAAGCCTCTAGCTTGGGCAATTTTTTCTGGAGATCAG GTGGTGGCATACTTGACAGTGGCGGCGGTGGCAGCAGCGGCACAATCAGCAGTTTTTGCAAAGATGGGACAGCCGGATCTGCAGTGGATGAAGCTATGTGACATGTATGGGAAGTTTTGCAACCAGGTTGGTGAAGGAATAGCTTCTGCACTTGTAGTGAGCCTGAGCATGGTGGCTCTGTCTAGCATTTCTGCATTCAGTCTCTTCCGTTTGTATGGTGGAAGCAGATCTAAAAATGGTGGCAGGTTGTAG